The Selenomonadales bacterium genome contains the following window.
CGTATACGCCAAGCGCACTGAAAGTCTTTAGGTCAGCCTGTATGCCTGCGCCGCCGCTAGAATCGGAACCTGCGATAGTTAGGGCTGTACGCATAACGTCTACTCCCCCGCTATTCTCTTAAGTAAACTATCCGATAAACGCGCCGTAAGTATGTACCCCACGACCGCGCCAGCCGTACTGCTTGCCAAAAACGGCACGACAAAAAAGAAAGCAGCTACGTCCCGACCGAGCAAGTATCTAGCTATGGGAAACGCTACTAACGCCCCTAGGAAGCCTGTGCCTATCACTTCTCCCAAAACAGCCCTTAAGCGACAGTGGGTCTTGGTAAAGATAAACCCCGCCAGAAATGCGCCAATCATACTGCCCGGGAAAGCAAGAGGTGAACCGGTGCCGAGTACATTGCGCAGCAGTGACGTGCAAAATGCTACCCCCACCGCCCACCAAGGGCCGAGCACAATGCCCACCACTACGTTAATGGCGTGTTGTACCGGGAAGATGCGCGCAACCTCTAAGGGGAAAACAACGAGATGTGCCGTGGCTACGCCGATGGCCACGAGCAGCGCCGCGAGAGTAAGTTTTTTGGTGTGCATAATCGTCCTCCTGTAATGCGGTAGTCAACAAAAGCACAGCCCGTAGGCTGTGCTTAAAGTTTTGACGCGGCACACTTCCCTACGCTGGCATTACCCAGATCAGGTTAAGGGTCAGAGACTTACGCGGGTCTCACTCTCAGCCGGCCTATCCGGCACCCCTAGGTTGGCTATGCAGTTGTCTACATCGAACTTACCACAAAAGCGGAGAGACTACAATACGAAGCAGCGATTTTTCCCCCCTGTTGCACACCGCTAGGCGCTGCCTACTTCTCCCAACGGATGTCAAACAGGCCGCTCCCGGGGGTCCTGTTCGTGACGGAAAGGAAGTACGTATCCCGCTTTGCGGCCAAGGTGCCTGTTTCGCCGGGGGCAAGTTCTATGAGATTGTTCCCTCGCCTGTCTTTGAGCGCGAACTGAAGCCCTGGACTCCCCACGAACGAAAAACTATACTCGCCGTCTGTCAGTTGAATGCGGTAGACATATGTGCCAATGAAGCGTGTATATGTGGCGTAGTGTCTCCCCGGCGTAGCCTCAAGGTTAAATGAGGCTTGGCCTTCGAACTCGCTGGCAGGCTCACCGCTACAGGCAGTAAGCACTACCAGCAGGAGAATGATAGGAAAAATGAGCTTCGCTGCTTTTACCATCAGAGACTCCCCCTCTCCCTTAGAGTCAATAGTCTTTGGCGAATCTATTGCACGTTGGCTTCTGGTATCGTCATGACAAGCCCGGCGGAAATCATGCACAGCGCTCCGAGAAACAAGAAAGCGGCACTGTAGTCGTTGCCGGTTACACCGAGAATCGCGCCGGTCGCTACAGGGCCGATAAGCCCCGAGACAAACCCAAACGAAGTAAACACTAGGCCAAAGATGATGCCAAAGTGCTTAAGTCCGAAGCACTCGGCGATAAGCGGCGCGGAGCAAGCAAAAAGTGTGCCGTAGCCAAAGCCTACAGCTGCCGCAAGGAGCATAATCACGCCAAGCGAACTTACGTGCGGCAAGATGAAGTAGGCGGCACCGGCGACCACAAAGCTCAAAGCCAGAGTTCGTTTTCGCCCCAGTCTGTCTGACAACACGCCGGAGGCTAAGCGACTGAGCCCGTTTGTTAAGTTAAAGCTCGCCAAAATGCCCGAGGCCGCGGCCAAGCCAAACCCAAGGTGAAGGCCGAACCTTACGGATTGAGTCACCATGGTGATGCCTGCCGCTCCCATTAGCGCCCACACTACCCAGAGTAGCCAGAAGCTCGGCGTGCGAAGCGCCTCGGCGGGAGTAAGCGCACGCTTAACGCCTTGCGTTTTGCGCTCCCCTGTCGTCGTGCTTGCCTGAGGTGCGACTCCTGATTCAGGCAACACGATAAGCTGCGCACCAAGCAGGCCCAGGCAGAGTGTAAGAGCGGCGACAATCAATGCTAGGATCTCCTGTCCGAAAGTCTCAAACCACAAACGGTACATGGGAACCATTATGGCCGCGGCAATGCCAAACGTAAGGTTCACAATGCCGGACACAGTTCCCTTAATGTGCGGGAACCACTGCTGTGCCACGTTAATCCCCGGCGAATAGACAAAACAGCTGGCCGCACCAATTAGAAACGCCCAGAGGTAAATCATCCACACGTTGCTGACTAGCGCCGTCATGGCAGCGGCGCCCGCGGCCAGGAATGTGCCGACGATTATGAGCTTCTTGGCGCCGTAGCGCACCGTCCACTTGCCGACAAAAAACATAAAGATCCCTAGCGCAGCGAGGAGGAAGAACATTACGAGGCTCAGTGCGCCGGCACTAATGCCTAATTCCCTGCCCCACACCGGGGACATTAAGCCCGGCATGCCAAAGACCAGCGACCCATGGAAAAAGATTGCCAGCGAGGCACCGGCGACCGTCCGCACCGCCTTACTCATTGTCGCCAAACCCGGCCATAGCCTGGCCGTCGCAACTCGGGAACGGCAGACGCAGGATTTTGGCCATCGTCGGCGCGATATCCACCATACGCATCTCCCCTATGTCGCCGCGGCGTGCTACACCTTTGCCTGCGGCCACAAACACGCAAGTATAATTGGGTTTACTTAAAGAATACCCGTGATTGGCGTACTTGCCTTGTGCGGGCGCAATGGACGCGACACTCGGCTCGGCAAAGGCTTCTTCAAAGGTAACGCCTCTCTTCGCCTCGATGACGGCGGCGATGCCACCTCCGACACAGAGCGCCGCAAGGCTATCCCCCGTGTACACCCGCTCTATTCCCCACGCCCCAGCCGCACAGGCTACTTCCAAAGCGCTTATTGCTTGGTCGCGGGCCTCGGCATCGCCATCCCGCACGTACAAGTAGGCGCTGCCGCCATTACATTGCAGGTACGCACGCCAATTGGTGCCGGTACCCTCTCCCATCTGTAACCCTGCAGCGCTAAGCAGGAGGTTCGGCCGCACGCGCGTGTCAACGTCAAGTTGTCCGTGGTCACCTAAAACCAGGAATGTAGTATCGGCGTACGTGCCAGCTTCTTTGGTTGCGGCGATAATCTCGGCTAACCGCCTATCCATGCGCTCTAGCGCGGCCTGCGCCTCCTGGCTCTTGGTGCCAAAGTAGTGCTTCCTGTCGTCAAGGTCGATAAGGTGAATCAGCGTCAGGTGCGGTCGGCGCGCCTTAAGCGTGTGCACGGCGCAGGCGGTGGTAAAATCGTCGAGATAGGGCTGGCCGATCCCCTTTCTGACGTGGCGGTAGCGCAACTCAAGTTCTAGGCAGTATAAGAAACTGCCATTGCGCAGCACTTTAAGCGCTTGGTTCTCCCCCTTAAGCGCGACAATTTCCGGCAGGTTATAGTCGATATTCGCCTTGCCGGTAGTCGGCCACAGAAAGGCTGCCGTAGTGAGCCCATGGATGCGCGCCACATCATAGATGGGCTGGGCCCGCAACTCCCGGCGATACCAGTACCACTGTTTCTCTTTCTCGGGCACAAAGGGTTGCAGGGGGTGATTGTGTAGAATACCGTGGTTTTTTGGGTACATGCCGGTGACGATGGTGGCGTGCACGGCATAGGTCAACGTCGGGAAGACGCTGTAAAGCTCGCGACTAGAAGCACCATTTTCTATAAGCGACCGAAATGTGGGCAGGGACTCGACTTGACTCCAGTTATCTATCGATAACGCGTCGACCGAAACAACGACTAAGCGGCGTGTCATGCCTGCACGGCCCCTGTGGGAAGCGTAGCTTTAGCAGCGCGCTCAGACAGCCATAAGAAGAGCGCGCCAATCGTAAACTGCCCGATAACACTTAGCACACCAAAACGCGGGTTCCCGGTAGCCTGGGTCAGTGCGGCAAACATCACGGGCCCAAGGATGGCAGCAAAGCGCGAGAAAATATCGTACATGCCGAAGAACTCGTTAAACTTGTGCTTAGGTATCATTTTGCCGAAGTGCGAGCGCGAAATAGCCTGTATGCCACCTTGCGCGGTAGCCACCAACAACGCTATGCCCCAAAACTCGGCCGCAGTGGTCATGCGAAAACCTAGTACGCTAATGACGATATAGATGCCCATGCCGATAAAAAGCATTATAGCGCTGCCATACTTCTCGGCTAATCGCCCGAAAATAATAGCGCAGGGGAAGGCCACGATTTGAATGACTACGAGTGCAGCCATCATAGTGGTCGTGCCGATGCCTACGCTGGCCCCATAGATTGTAGCCATGCGAATAATCGTACCTACGCCGTCAATATAGAAGAAGTAGCTGACTAGGAATAAGAACACGCGCCTATACTCCTGCACGTTGCGCAAAGTGGTGCTGACGCGTCGGAAACTTGCCGCCAAAAGGCCTTCTTCATGTTCTAGGTAGTGCTTTTGCTTGACATGCGTCAGCATCGGGATGGAGAAAAAGGCCCACCACACCGCCGTTATGACAAAGGACAGCCGCGTAGCTACTACGCGCGGTATGCCAATCTGCTCACCAAACATAATCAGCGCTATGCTCCCAATAAAGGGGATGGTGCTGCCGCCGATGTAGCCCATCGCAAACCCATAGCTCGACACCTTGTCCATACGCTCGGGCGTCGTAACGTCGACAAGTGATGCGTCATAAAATATGGTCGCTCCGGCGAACCCAACGGCAGTGATTATCGATATGCCCAAGATCACTTGCCAGCCCGTAAACAAGGCTAGCGCCGCGGTTGAGACCACACCTATCGCCAAAAAGACCCTCAGCAGGCGCATCTTCATGCCTTTATAGTCGCCAAGGGCACCTAAGAGCGGCGCGAAGAGAGCCACAATCAGTGAAGCCGCCGCCACAGCATACCCCCAGTAAACACTAGACATAGCGCCGCTAATCCCAGCAGCGGCTGTCAGCGAAGTGAAGTATATCGGCAGTACGGCGGCAGTTACCACAGAAGAATAAACAGAATTAGCCCAGTCGTACATCATCCAGCTGCGTTCCTCGAGCGAAAACCCTTTAAGCAATGGCACACCTTCTCTCGCTTTACTGTTCACAGCTTACACGATAAGCTATGACTGCATAGTTTGACAAGTGTAAATGCAGTGTAAAAATTACGCGCCAAAGTTTTACGTGCTGTTAGCAAAGTGTATACACCGCTTTCACACTAGAGCGATATAGTTCAAGCAAGGTGAGACAGAATAAGGAGGCGCTCGAGGTGCGCATTAAGTCCTCTGTGTTACAGACAGATATCGCGCTCTATCACTTCATGAACCGGAGGCTCCATTGGCGGGGAGTGCTCACGTTTATGCGCGGCATAACGATGTTTGGCGAAACCTATACGGCGGTTGCCGCAGGCGTGCTGGCCCTGTTTCTGGGATGGAGCGGCGACTCCGCAGTAGGTGTACAGACCACGCTGGTGATTGGCATATCGCAAGCCGTAGTACAATCCATCAAGCGGTTGGTAAACCGCACGCGTCCCTACCTTGTGCACGAGTGGTCCATCGCACCAAACCCCCCGGCCTGCCAATACTCGTTTCCCTCTGGGCATACGGCGTGCGCGGTAGCTTGGACTTTGATGTTTGGGTTATTCTATCCGTTCCTGCGGCCTTTGCTCTATCCGTTAGCGTTTCTGGTGGGCATGTCGCGCATTACGTTAGGGGTGCATTACCCTACCGATGTTCTGGTGGGGGCAGCCATCTCGTATGGTACGTACATACTAGTAACAGGGCTGCTATAGACGAAGTATCTTTTCTGTGCGCATCTTCCCCTTTGCCAGTACTTAGCATCTGCGATA
Protein-coding sequences here:
- a CDS encoding MFS transporter; this encodes MSKAVRTVAGASLAIFFHGSLVFGMPGLMSPVWGRELGISAGALSLVMFFLLAALGIFMFFVGKWTVRYGAKKLIIVGTFLAAGAAAMTALVSNVWMIYLWAFLIGAASCFVYSPGINVAQQWFPHIKGTVSGIVNLTFGIAAAIMVPMYRLWFETFGQEILALIVAALTLCLGLLGAQLIVLPESGVAPQASTTTGERKTQGVKRALTPAEALRTPSFWLLWVVWALMGAAGITMVTQSVRFGLHLGFGLAAASGILASFNLTNGLSRLASGVLSDRLGRKRTLALSFVVAGAAYFILPHVSSLGVIMLLAAAVGFGYGTLFACSAPLIAECFGLKHFGIIFGLVFTSFGFVSGLIGPVATGAILGVTGNDYSAAFLFLGALCMISAGLVMTIPEANVQ
- the thiW gene encoding energy coupling factor transporter S component ThiW; amino-acid sequence: MHTKKLTLAALLVAIGVATAHLVVFPLEVARIFPVQHAINVVVGIVLGPWWAVGVAFCTSLLRNVLGTGSPLAFPGSMIGAFLAGFIFTKTHCRLRAVLGEVIGTGFLGALVAFPIARYLLGRDVAAFFFVVPFLASSTAGAVVGYILTARLSDSLLKRIAGE
- a CDS encoding alkaline phosphatase family protein produces the protein MTRRLVVVSVDALSIDNWSQVESLPTFRSLIENGASSRELYSVFPTLTYAVHATIVTGMYPKNHGILHNHPLQPFVPEKEKQWYWYRRELRAQPIYDVARIHGLTTAAFLWPTTGKANIDYNLPEIVALKGENQALKVLRNGSFLYCLELELRYRHVRKGIGQPYLDDFTTACAVHTLKARRPHLTLIHLIDLDDRKHYFGTKSQEAQAALERMDRRLAEIIAATKEAGTYADTTFLVLGDHGQLDVDTRVRPNLLLSAAGLQMGEGTGTNWRAYLQCNGGSAYLYVRDGDAEARDQAISALEVACAAGAWGIERVYTGDSLAALCVGGGIAAVIEAKRGVTFEEAFAEPSVASIAPAQGKYANHGYSLSKPNYTCVFVAAGKGVARRGDIGEMRMVDIAPTMAKILRLPFPSCDGQAMAGFGDNE
- a CDS encoding MFS transporter produces the protein MPLLKGFSLEERSWMMYDWANSVYSSVVTAAVLPIYFTSLTAAAGISGAMSSVYWGYAVAAASLIVALFAPLLGALGDYKGMKMRLLRVFLAIGVVSTAALALFTGWQVILGISIITAVGFAGATIFYDASLVDVTTPERMDKVSSYGFAMGYIGGSTIPFIGSIALIMFGEQIGIPRVVATRLSFVITAVWWAFFSIPMLTHVKQKHYLEHEEGLLAASFRRVSTTLRNVQEYRRVFLFLVSYFFYIDGVGTIIRMATIYGASVGIGTTTMMAALVVIQIVAFPCAIIFGRLAEKYGSAIMLFIGMGIYIVISVLGFRMTTAAEFWGIALLVATAQGGIQAISRSHFGKMIPKHKFNEFFGMYDIFSRFAAILGPVMFAALTQATGNPRFGVLSVIGQFTIGALFLWLSERAAKATLPTGAVQA
- a CDS encoding phosphatase PAP2 family protein, with product MRIKSSVLQTDIALYHFMNRRLHWRGVLTFMRGITMFGETYTAVAAGVLALFLGWSGDSAVGVQTTLVIGISQAVVQSIKRLVNRTRPYLVHEWSIAPNPPACQYSFPSGHTACAVAWTLMFGLFYPFLRPLLYPLAFLVGMSRITLGVHYPTDVLVGAAISYGTYILVTGLL